The DNA segment GGGTGTTGATGGTGGCGGCGCCGGCAAACAGAAAGCCAATGCCCAGCCACAGCGGCCCGATCTGCCCCATCACCTGTTCGGCAAAGCGTGGAATGGCCATGGGTGTGTCCAGCAGATGCACGCCGCTGGTCGCGTCCAGCACCACGTTTTCCACCTGGCGCTTCATCGCTGCGCCATAGATGAACATGCACGTTGCCACGCCCATCAGGCCGAGCATCATTGCCCGGGGCATGACCTTGGCCGACTGGCGCAAGTCCGGCGCCAGCGGGGTGACGAATTCACAGCCGACAAACATAAACATCGCCATGCCCACCAACGACAGCACTGTCACCAGGTCGGTGCCCACCAGGGACTCACCAAACCAGCCGTCCAGCTGCACTGCCGGCGCGGCGATCAGGCCCAGCACGCCAAACACCATCAAGGTGGTCCACATTCCGAAGGTGAGGATGATCTCGGCGCGGCCAAAGGCACTGACGCCAAACACATTGAGCACGCCGAACACCAGCACAAAACCGACACCCAGCAGCCACGAGCCACCGGCGGATTCGGCCAGGGTGTTGAGGTGTTCGAAGTTCACCAGCGCCATGACCCCGGCGAGGATGGTCTCGGCGGTGCCGGCAAACACATGCACGATCAAATACGCCGACAAGGTGCCGGTGATCGCAAAGAAACGGCCCATGCCGCAATTGATGTAGTCGTACACCGAGCCGGTGGTGGGCAGTATCGAGGCGGCCTCGGCGAAGGTCGTGGCCTGGGCCAGCATCATCACCACGGCCAGCAGCATGGCCAGCGCAAACGCGCTGCCGCCGATGCCAAAGCCCATGGTCGCGGTGAGAATCACCGGGCTGGCCATGATCAGGCCAATGGTGCTGGCCAACGCGGTGGGGAAACCCACCGTGCCCCGGTTCAGGTGCGCAGTAAGTCTGTCATTGCTCGACATGGTGCAGATCCTCGAAAGGGATTTTTTAGAAGTGTTTGCACTGTGCGCCCCGCCCAACCTGATCGTCTTGCCCCTGGCTGCCGCCGGTTTTGTTGCTCCCTGCCAGGGTTTGCAGCCTGGCGGCCAGGATCAATTACCTGGCACGCAGGTGAAAGACTTGCGCCGCCGACGCTCGCCCTAATGCGCCCTCAACTTAACCCTTGGGGGACTATAACAATGGAGCACACACGCAAAACCCGCCACCTGCGCCCGGCTGTCGGCCTGGGTCTGGCGCTGTTGATTGGCCAACCTTCAGCCCAGGCAATCGAACTGTATGCCGACGACGACACCACCGTCACCGGCAACTTCCTGGCCGTGTACGGCATGTTCAACAGTCGCAAGAACTACGAGGGCAGCCAGGGCGGTTCGACCTGGCGTGAAGGCTTTATCAAGTACGGCTTGAGCGTCGAGCAGACCCTGGGCAGCAACGCCAGTGTGTATGGCACCGCCAACCTGGTGAGTTCCGGCACCTGGGGCGATGGCGATGCCTCCCGCGTGACTGACGGCAGCGAGCGCACCACCAAGTTCGACGAAGCCTTTGCCGGCTGGCGCTCGGGGGACCTGTTGCCGGCCCTGGGCAAGGATGGCCTGGACCTGTCGTACGGGCGCCAGATCATCACCGTGGGCGACGGCTTTATCATCAACGACGATGGCCCGAACCTGGGCAATGGCGTGGCCGACGGTGAGTTCGACCGCGGCGGCGCCTATTACATCGCGGCGCGGCATGCGTTCGACAAGGCGGCAGTGATGCGCCTGGGCGGCAAGGACGGCCTGCATGGCAGCCTGATGTGGATCGAGTCCGACAACCGCGCCCAGGCCCTGACCGAAATGGCCATCGGCACCCTGGAATACAGCGCAGCGCCAGGCACCCTGGGCTTGACCTACCTGCATGGCATCGACGTGGACGAGCGGTTTGCCAACGACCTACAACGTCAACGCAAGGGCATGAACCTCTACAGCCTGCGCGGCACCGGGAATGCCGGGATCGACAACGCGCACTTCTCGTTTGAATACGCCTGGCAGGACAAAGACCCCGGCCCGGAAAAAGCCTGGTACGCCGAGGCCGGCTACACCTTCGCCGACCTGCCCTGGTCGCCGGACCTGACCTACCGCTATGCGCGCTACTCGAAAAACTGGGATGCGCTATTCGCTGGCTTCAATCGAGGGTTGGGTACCTGGGTCCAGGGCGAAGTGGCGGGCAACTACTCCGGGCCCTACAACAGCAACACCTCGGTGCAGCACGTGGCACTCAAGGTCAAGCCGCTGGACAACCTGACCCTCGGCGCACTGTTCTTCGACTACCAGACTGTCAGCAAGCGCAACATGCTCGACCTGGATGGCCGCGAGCTGGACCTGTATGTCGAATGGGCGGTGAACGAACACCTGATCATCACGCCGTTGATTGGCCTGTACCAACCGGACAAGGACCAGGAGACGGGCGGCAACCAGGTCGGTGGCAACGGCACCAACGTGTATAGCCAGTTGGTGGTGGCGGTGCCGTTCTAAGCCGTGGGTTGCGCCTGAGCCACCGCACTTCCCCTGTAGGAACGGGCTTGCCCGCGATAGCGGTAGTTCATCCGCCGAATGTATCGACTGACACTCAGCCATCGCGGGCAAGCCCGCTCCCACAGGGGCATGGCAGCCACAGACATACGCCCCGGCAGGCACAGTCAAGCTGTCGCCTGCAGCGTTGGTTAGCCTCGGGGTTTCCCTTTTGATCAGGAACCTCCCCATGAGCGATATCGCGCTGCTGCCCACCGTCGAAGCCTTCTTGCGTCGAGACCACGGCCTGTTTATCGACGGCGGCTATGTCCCCAGCCAGTCCAGCCAGACCCTGGCAGTGATCAACCCCGCCACCGGCCAGGTCATCGCCACGGTCGCCGACGCGCAAGCCAGTGATATCGAGCTGGCCGTGGCCTCCGCCAGGCACGGCTTTAAACAATGGTCCCAGACCGCCCCGGCGGTGCGCGGTAACGTGCTGCTCAAACTCGCCGACCTGCTGGAACGCCACCGTGAGGAGCTGGCACAGATCGAGACCTGTCAGTCGGGCAAGATCATCCAGATTTCCCGGGCGTTCGAGGTGGACCAGGCCGCGCATTTCCTGCGTTATTACGCAGGCTGGGCGACCAAGATCAGCGGCCAGACCCTCACCCCGTCACTGCCTTCGTTTGCCGGCGAGCGCTACACCGCCTTCACCCTGCGCGAACCGGTGGGCGTGGTGGTAGGCATCGTGCCGTGGAATTTCTCGACCATGATCGCCATCTGGAAACTCGCCTCGGCCCTGGTGACCGGGTGCAGCATCATCATCAAGCCCAGCGAGTTCACGCCGCTGACCCTGCTGCGCATTGCCGAACTGGCGGTGGAAGCCGGCCTGCCCGCTGGCGTGCTGAATGTGCTGACCGGCGGCGGCCAGGTGGGTAAGGGGCTGATCGAACACCCCGGCACCGACAAGGTGTCATTCACCGGTTCGGTGCCCACCGGCCTTGCGGTGGGCAGCGCGGCCATGGGTGCCGGCCTGACCCGCGCGACCCTGGAACTGGGTGGCAAAAACGCCGCGGCGTTCCTGCCCGATGTGAAGCTGGAAACCGCCGTCAACGGCATTATCGAAGCCGGGTTCCTGCACTCCGGGCAAATCTGCGCGGCGGCCGAGCGGTTCTTCGTCCACCGCTCGCAGATCAACCCGGTCATGCAAGCCCTGGCCCAGCGTTTGAGCCGACTGAATATCGGCTCGCCACTGGATGAGCGCACCGAGTTCGGCCCGGTCACCCACCGTCAGCACC comes from the Pseudomonas shahriarae genome and includes:
- a CDS encoding APC family permease, producing the protein MSSNDRLTAHLNRGTVGFPTALASTIGLIMASPVILTATMGFGIGGSAFALAMLLAVVMMLAQATTFAEAASILPTTGSVYDYINCGMGRFFAITGTLSAYLIVHVFAGTAETILAGVMALVNFEHLNTLAESAGGSWLLGVGFVLVFGVLNVFGVSAFGRAEIILTFGMWTTLMVFGVLGLIAAPAVQLDGWFGESLVGTDLVTVLSLVGMAMFMFVGCEFVTPLAPDLRQSAKVMPRAMMLGLMGVATCMFIYGAAMKRQVENVVLDATSGVHLLDTPMAIPRFAEQVMGQIGPLWLGIGFLFAGAATINTLMAGVPRILYGMAVDGALPKVFTYLHPRFKTPVLCILVAMLIPCLHALYLGGNTDNIMHLVLAAVCAWSFAYLLVTVSVVILRIRRPDLPRAYRSPWFPLPQLLSSAGILLGMWFITPPGMNPADIYVPFGVMLGGTAVYALFWTLVVQKVNPFTPASVEDVLAKEFANEPGHAHHGYVSTAAKAV
- a CDS encoding aldehyde dehydrogenase family protein, with the translated sequence MSDIALLPTVEAFLRRDHGLFIDGGYVPSQSSQTLAVINPATGQVIATVADAQASDIELAVASARHGFKQWSQTAPAVRGNVLLKLADLLERHREELAQIETCQSGKIIQISRAFEVDQAAHFLRYYAGWATKISGQTLTPSLPSFAGERYTAFTLREPVGVVVGIVPWNFSTMIAIWKLASALVTGCSIIIKPSEFTPLTLLRIAELAVEAGLPAGVLNVLTGGGQVGKGLIEHPGTDKVSFTGSVPTGLAVGSAAMGAGLTRATLELGGKNAAAFLPDVKLETAVNGIIEAGFLHSGQICAAAERFFVHRSQINPVMQALAQRLSRLNIGSPLDERTEFGPVTHRQHQLKLEGFFATARAENNTIIHGGQPMDWQGCYVEPTIILANSINDTLLTEETFGPIATFLPYDDEDELLALINHTAGGLSASLWTNDLGKALRMVPAINAGTVWVNMHTLLDPAVPFGGNKSSGIGREFGSAFIEDYTELKSVMMRY